A single window of Arvicola amphibius chromosome 15, mArvAmp1.2, whole genome shotgun sequence DNA harbors:
- the LOC119802182 gene encoding centriole, cilia and spindle-associated protein encodes MSPGSGVKSEYMKRYREPRWDEYAPCYRELLRYRLGRRLLEQAHAPWLWDAWGPDSPSDSSASPSPAPRGPLGEPLAPSAREEEQTVGERGAELRGAEVGDAEEQDTVLPAPPKKDIEGKPEQQTGTRETDRVLTGPDPRQQPSALFARGSKKATRSPQRSASKIKENKHPFALYGWGEKQMDTGSQKTHNVCASAPVHEIHESALRAKNRRQVEKRKLAAQRQRAHSVDVEKNRTVKPTSAENPWLTEYMRCYSARA; translated from the exons ATGTCCCCGGGCAGTGGAGTGAAGAGCGAGTACATGAAGCGCTACCGGGAGCCGCGCTGGGACGAGTATGCGCCGTGCTACCGCGAGCTGCTGCGCTACCGCCTGGGCCGCCGGCTGCTGGAGCAGGCGCACGCGCCCTGGCTCTGGGACGCCTGGGGCCCGGACAGCCCCTCAGACAGCTCGGCTTCACCCAGTCCGGCGCCCAGGGGTCCTTTAGGGGAGCCCTTGGCGCCCTCCGCGCGGGAGGAGGAGCAGACGGTGGGGGAGCGCGGCGCGGAGCTTCGGGGCGCGGAGGTTGGGGACGCGGAGGAGCAAGACACAGTGCTACCAG CACCACCAAAAAAGGACATAGAAGGAAAACCCGAACAACAGACTGGGACAAGAGAGACTGACAGGGTGCTCACTGGCCCCGACCCTCGACAGCAGCCTAGTGCCTTATTTGCCAGAGGAAGTAAGAAAGCAACCAGAAGCCCCCAAAGATcagcaagcaaaataaaagagaacaagcACCCATTTGCTCTGTATGGCTGGGGAGAGAAACAGATGGACACGGGGAGCCAGAAGACGCACAATGTCTGTGCATCAGCCCCTGTGCATGAG ATTCATGAATCAGCACTTCGAGCCAAGAACAGAAGACAGGTGGAAAAAAGGAAACTGGCTGCCCAGAGGCAGCGGGCTCACTCCGTGGATGTGGAGAAGAACCGAACGGTGAAGCCAACTTCCGCAGAGAACCCGTGGCTGACAGAGTACATGCGGTGCTATTCAGCCAGGGCCTAG